A genomic window from Flavobacterium sp. I3-2 includes:
- a CDS encoding polyamine aminopropyltransferase — protein MDKNKKLQLFLFLSVFIVATCGLIYELVAGALASYLLGDSVKQFSFIIGTYLFSMGVGSFVAKFVKKDLIDRFIEIELLIGIIGGLSSVLLFLLFQEAAHFQFILYFIVFITGCLTGMEIPILMNILKNRVNFRDLVSDVFTFDYIGALLASVLFPIYFIPKLGVIGTSLFFGIINVCVGIALCIFLRKEVKNPKSLYVKAFISLAALITASYYSNDILSYTEKNLYQSNIIYKHSTPYQRIVLTEDRGNYQLFLNNNLQFNTKDEYRYHDLLVHPVMSTAPSVKKVLILGGGDGLATREVLKYKDVEQITLVDLDEGMTKLFQQNEVLTKYNENALNNKKVTIYNEDAFVWVKNNREKFDVIIIDFPDPSNYSLGKLYSTYFYKSLYESMTENTVVSIQTTSPYYAPKSFWCIHETIASIYPNIIPYHTYVPSFGEWGFAIVSPNNSINFQFNKRKLNDLKFYNHNLNDYTDFPEDMKASEVEINRLDNQSLVRYFDEEWSKL, from the coding sequence ATGGATAAAAACAAAAAATTACAGCTTTTTTTATTTTTATCTGTATTTATTGTTGCTACTTGCGGATTGATTTACGAATTGGTTGCTGGAGCGCTTGCTAGTTATTTATTAGGCGATTCGGTAAAGCAATTCTCGTTCATCATCGGAACGTATCTTTTTTCGATGGGTGTCGGTTCGTTTGTTGCAAAATTTGTAAAAAAGGATTTAATCGACCGTTTTATCGAAATTGAACTTTTGATAGGAATCATCGGAGGATTAAGTTCGGTATTACTATTTTTACTTTTTCAGGAAGCGGCACATTTTCAATTCATTTTATATTTCATCGTTTTTATTACCGGATGTTTAACCGGAATGGAAATTCCGATTTTAATGAACATCTTAAAGAACCGTGTAAACTTCAGAGATTTGGTTTCTGATGTTTTTACGTTTGATTACATCGGAGCATTATTAGCTTCTGTGTTGTTTCCAATTTATTTTATTCCGAAACTAGGCGTTATCGGAACTTCCTTATTTTTCGGAATCATCAATGTTTGTGTCGGAATTGCACTTTGTATTTTCTTACGAAAAGAAGTCAAAAATCCGAAATCACTTTATGTAAAAGCATTTATAAGTTTAGCAGCGTTAATAACTGCGTCATATTATTCAAATGATATTTTAAGTTATACCGAAAAAAACCTGTATCAAAGTAACATCATTTACAAACACAGCACGCCATATCAACGCATTGTGCTTACAGAAGACCGCGGAAATTATCAGCTATTCTTGAATAACAATTTACAATTCAATACCAAAGACGAATATCGTTATCACGATTTATTGGTTCATCCAGTAATGTCGACGGCTCCATCCGTGAAAAAAGTTTTAATATTAGGAGGCGGAGACGGTTTAGCAACTCGTGAAGTTTTAAAATACAAAGATGTTGAACAAATTACTTTAGTAGATTTAGACGAAGGAATGACCAAGTTATTCCAACAAAACGAAGTCTTGACAAAGTACAACGAAAACGCTTTAAACAACAAAAAAGTTACCATTTACAATGAAGATGCTTTTGTTTGGGTTAAAAACAACAGAGAAAAATTTGATGTGATTATTATCGATTTTCCTGATCCATCAAATTACAGTTTAGGAAAATTATATTCGACTTATTTCTATAAATCGTTATACGAAAGTATGACTGAAAACACGGTGGTAAGCATTCAAACAACATCGCCGTATTATGCACCAAAATCTTTTTGGTGTATTCATGAAACCATTGCGTCGATTTATCCAAACATCATTCCGTATCATACGTATGTTCCGTCTTTTGGCGAATGGGGATTTGCAATCGTTTCGCCAAACAACAGCATTAATTTCCAATTCAATAAAAGGAAGTTAAACGATTTAAAATTCTATAATCATAATTTAAATGATTACACCGATTTTCCGGAAGATATGAAGGCAAGTGAAGTTGAAATTAACCGATTAGATAACCAATCTTTAGTACGCTATTTCGATGAAGAATGGAGCAAATTATAA
- a CDS encoding OsmC family protein: protein MEKVHAKIGIEKYKTTIEGKSLTFIADQAESEGGKDLGPSPKELLAGSLAGCVAMTVRMYADRSNWSLEEVLVDVEIDTETNPGTTIFRKKVAFKGDLTEDQLKRLHLIAQKCPINKILQNPIVVES from the coding sequence ATGGAAAAAGTACACGCAAAAATTGGAATAGAAAAATATAAAACTACTATTGAAGGAAAAAGTTTAACTTTTATCGCAGATCAAGCAGAAAGTGAAGGCGGAAAAGATTTGGGACCAAGTCCGAAAGAGCTTTTAGCTGGTTCGCTGGCTGGTTGCGTTGCCATGACAGTTCGAATGTATGCCGACCGTAGCAATTGGTCGCTAGAAGAAGTTTTGGTTGATGTTGAAATCGATACCGAAACCAATCCTGGAACAACCATTTTTAGAAAGAAAGTAGCCTTCAAAGGCGATTTAACCGAAGACCAATTGAAGCGTTTGCATTTAATTGCACAGAAATGTCCAATCAATAAAATTCTTCAAAACCCAATTGTTGTAGAATCTTAA
- a CDS encoding pirin family protein, with the protein MSNIDYIFEEKAADIGNFLVGRLLPFRQKRNIGPFVFIDHMGPKKLQAGENLDVAPHPHIGLSTLTFLFEGAIQHKDSLGNDLMIEPGAVNWMTAGNGVVHSERTPNHLRNVEKSVHGLQIWIALPKHLEDIDPSFVHVEANELPTWTENAVDFKLIAGEFDDIKSPVPVYSKLYMIELKANADQTINLHDRLYGESGLYILEGEVSSNGNAFGPKQILITKDAHLCTFDIKAGSTLYLFGGEPFEEEHFIFWNFVSSSRETIDEAKERWIKQEFPKVPGETEFVPLPQNPLKKD; encoded by the coding sequence ATGTCAAACATAGATTATATTTTTGAAGAGAAAGCTGCTGATATCGGTAACTTTTTAGTTGGTAGATTGTTGCCTTTTCGCCAAAAACGAAACATAGGTCCGTTTGTTTTCATCGATCACATGGGGCCGAAAAAATTACAAGCAGGTGAAAATTTAGACGTAGCACCGCATCCGCATATTGGTTTATCAACATTAACTTTTTTGTTTGAAGGTGCTATTCAACATAAAGACAGTTTAGGAAACGATTTAATGATTGAGCCAGGCGCCGTAAATTGGATGACGGCTGGAAACGGTGTGGTACATTCAGAACGAACGCCAAATCATTTACGAAATGTAGAAAAATCGGTTCATGGATTACAGATTTGGATTGCGCTTCCAAAACATTTAGAAGACATCGATCCAAGTTTCGTACATGTCGAAGCAAATGAATTACCAACTTGGACAGAAAATGCTGTTGATTTTAAATTAATCGCAGGTGAATTTGATGATATAAAATCTCCAGTTCCTGTTTATAGTAAATTATATATGATCGAACTAAAAGCAAACGCAGATCAAACCATTAATTTACACGATCGATTGTATGGCGAAAGTGGATTGTATATTTTAGAAGGCGAAGTTTCTAGTAACGGAAATGCTTTCGGACCGAAACAGATTTTAATTACGAAAGACGCACATTTGTGTACTTTTGATATCAAAGCCGGATCGACTCTTTATTTATTCGGAGGCGAACCTTTCGAAGAAGAACATTTTATTTTTTGGAATTTTGTTTCGTCTAGCAGAGAAACGATTGACGAAGCTAAAGAACGTTGGATTAAACAAGAATTCCCGAAAGTTCCAGGAGAAACTGAATTTGTTCCATTACCACAAAACCCATTAAAAAAAGATTAA
- a CDS encoding FAD-dependent oxidoreductase: MKNGANYKWNRRDFIRTSLLALAAIPFIQSCTKSIEKFIFKITGTNHILGHRLRTSDFPKPSEIIQENIVIVGGGISGLSAARYLSKNGISDFKLIELEDEVGGNSLASENAYSKYPLGAHYLPMPNLADKELISFLNEENIITHFENENPVFNEAYLCFDPHERLFIKNYWQEGIIPKYSLSESDLLAFEKFDQLISELKTAKGNDDLFAFDIPMRKVSQDDNFTKLDKITLKDWLLENKLNNEHLNIYLNYCCKDDYGIGIDKVSAWAGLHYFCSRKNNNHNVLTWPEGNHFLVKKLSKYSNEKQLNNELVYKIEEKENKVHLSVFDSKNNTSKTIIANKAIVATPQFVTKYLIDERKEFASNFEYAPWLTATVVVKKIPLSEGAPLSWDNVIHNGFGLGYIYNQHQHLHQYKPPFVLTYYAALSENDLLTERRNLFSKSDDYWKNIILSDLEKAHYGITDEIESIEIHKKGHGMISPFPNFIFSEKLKQASKNTKNLYFAHSDLSGISIFEEAFHQGINAAKKLIDDTTLDT, from the coding sequence ATGAAGAATGGAGCAAATTATAAATGGAACCGTCGCGATTTTATTCGGACAAGTTTATTGGCTTTGGCAGCGATTCCGTTTATTCAATCGTGCACAAAATCCATTGAAAAATTCATCTTTAAAATAACCGGAACCAATCATATTTTAGGTCATCGTTTACGAACTTCGGATTTTCCGAAACCTTCTGAAATCATTCAGGAAAACATTGTAATTGTTGGTGGTGGAATTTCTGGATTATCAGCCGCACGTTACCTTTCTAAAAACGGAATTTCTGATTTTAAACTCATCGAATTAGAAGATGAAGTTGGTGGGAATTCGTTAGCGAGTGAAAATGCATACAGCAAATATCCGTTAGGTGCGCATTATCTTCCAATGCCAAATCTTGCGGACAAAGAATTGATTTCCTTTCTAAACGAAGAAAATATCATTACACATTTTGAAAATGAAAATCCTGTTTTCAATGAAGCTTATTTATGTTTTGACCCACACGAACGTTTGTTTATCAAAAATTATTGGCAAGAAGGAATCATACCGAAATATTCACTTTCTGAATCTGATTTGTTAGCCTTTGAGAAATTTGACCAACTGATTTCAGAACTAAAAACTGCAAAAGGAAACGATGATTTGTTTGCTTTTGATATTCCGATGCGCAAGGTTTCTCAAGATGATAATTTCACCAAACTTGATAAAATCACACTAAAAGATTGGCTTTTAGAAAACAAACTCAACAACGAACATTTAAATATTTATTTGAATTATTGTTGCAAAGATGATTACGGAATCGGGATTGATAAAGTTTCGGCTTGGGCCGGATTACATTATTTTTGTTCAAGAAAAAACAACAATCACAATGTATTAACTTGGCCAGAAGGCAATCATTTTTTGGTAAAAAAACTATCAAAATACAGCAATGAAAAGCAACTAAATAATGAATTGGTTTACAAGATTGAAGAAAAAGAAAACAAAGTGCATCTTTCCGTTTTTGATTCTAAAAACAATACTTCCAAAACCATAATCGCTAATAAAGCTATTGTTGCAACTCCGCAATTTGTAACTAAATATTTGATTGACGAACGTAAAGAATTCGCATCGAATTTTGAATACGCGCCTTGGTTAACCGCAACAGTTGTAGTTAAAAAAATTCCGTTAAGTGAAGGCGCTCCTTTAAGTTGGGACAATGTTATTCACAACGGATTTGGTTTGGGGTATATTTACAACCAACACCAACATTTACATCAATACAAACCTCCATTTGTATTAACTTATTATGCAGCTTTATCTGAAAATGATTTATTAACTGAACGTAGAAATTTATTTTCAAAGTCCGATGATTATTGGAAAAACATTATTTTATCGGATTTAGAAAAAGCTCATTACGGAATTACAGATGAAATTGAATCGATAGAAATTCATAAAAAAGGACACGGAATGATTTCTCCTTTTCCGAATTTTATCTTCTCAGAAAAATTGAAACAAGCTTCAAAAAACACTAAAAATTTATATTTTGCTCATAGCGATTTAAGCGGAATTTCGATTTTTGAAGAAGCTTTTCATCAAGGAATCAACGCAGCCAAAAAACTAATAGATGACACAACCTTGGATACATAA
- the dusB gene encoding tRNA dihydrouridine synthase DusB, giving the protein MIKIGNIELPDHPLLLAPMEDVSDPPFRRLCKAHGADLMYSEFISSEGLIRDAMKSRMKLDIFDYERPVGIQIFGGDEEAMEQSAQIVETVQPDLVDINFGCPVKKVVSKGAGAGVLKDVDLMVRLTKAVIKGTSLPVTVKTRLGWDEESINIDEVVERLQDVGVQALTVHARTRAQMYKGHSDWTHIERIKNNPRIHIPIFGNGDIDSPQKAKEYRERFGLDGMMIGRAAIGYPWIFNEIKHYEKTGELLAPPTMKDRLEAAKNHLIWSMEWKGERLGIVEMRRHYTNYFKGIHGFKAHRQRLVTEDDPQQLLRIFEEIEDFYKDYVIEHL; this is encoded by the coding sequence ATGATCAAAATAGGAAATATTGAATTACCTGACCACCCGCTATTATTAGCTCCAATGGAAGATGTTAGTGATCCGCCTTTTCGTAGACTTTGTAAAGCACACGGAGCAGACTTGATGTATTCTGAATTTATTTCTTCAGAAGGATTGATTCGTGACGCAATGAAAAGCAGAATGAAATTAGATATTTTTGATTACGAGCGTCCGGTTGGCATTCAAATTTTCGGTGGTGATGAAGAAGCCATGGAACAATCGGCTCAAATTGTTGAAACAGTTCAGCCTGATTTGGTTGACATCAACTTTGGTTGCCCAGTTAAAAAAGTGGTAAGCAAAGGCGCCGGCGCAGGAGTTTTGAAAGATGTAGATTTAATGGTTCGACTTACTAAAGCGGTTATTAAAGGTACTAGTTTACCTGTTACGGTAAAAACACGTTTAGGTTGGGACGAAGAATCGATTAACATTGATGAAGTTGTTGAACGTTTACAAGATGTTGGTGTGCAAGCTTTGACGGTTCATGCGAGAACGAGAGCGCAGATGTACAAAGGTCATTCGGATTGGACGCATATCGAACGTATTAAAAACAACCCTAGAATTCATATTCCTATTTTTGGAAACGGTGATATCGATTCGCCGCAAAAAGCAAAAGAATACCGCGAGCGTTTTGGTTTAGACGGAATGATGATTGGACGCGCTGCGATTGGTTATCCTTGGATTTTTAATGAAATTAAACATTACGAAAAAACAGGAGAATTATTAGCGCCACCAACCATGAAAGACCGTTTAGAGGCGGCTAAAAACCATTTAATTTGGTCGATGGAATGGAAAGGTGAACGTTTGGGAATTGTGGAAATGCGCCGCCATTATACGAATTACTTTAAAGGTATTCACGGTTTCAAAGCGCATCGTCAGCGTTTGGTTACCGAAGATGATCCACAACAATTGTTACGCATCTTTGAAGAAATAGAAGATTTTTATAAAGATTATGTTATCGAACATTTATAA
- a CDS encoding T9SS type A sorting domain-containing protein has translation MKKLYLLLLLLFSFSVFAQSSYDRIWAVNSRFHSNIYEYSYLVNDTDLYFPSDNKIVYYNLPNTTPIEFAALGTATSTIIYELHRDIQGNFYASGKTSEIQNFTTANVYKSIFDPTQNVVSGTNGFLAKFDVNGDLVFCTYTDILEQGGMAKKVTTTDALGNIYFIAYLPITETLPNAPFQTTATAAEAFTSDFEAPIITKLNSNGQLLWKTFFCHHRTAISNIDVVNNQLVIVGNMFKKVGFEMTNPTFFSTPGALLENVGSLNGSKTFVNVFNTDGTRAWGTYLSTPFTHGLRTFGNAIYVLHRGNGLTATEGAYFGTPKTNVLTKLSNTGTRLWSNYTDEQNFNLDLSGDVILFGATQETTGIVTADGYQTTKNPTNINGLGINKDGYHQILSQNGTNLLYGTYYGLQGQDATAMIIPRNTGYISLDHINNYLSPTDFITQGNPLTTSENYSNYGGLIISLFDKTPLSTDTFQLENIKVYPNPTVNYLVIENLDGFSTNDTIEIYNMLGQKIQQQNSPSETTFEINTENWSSGVYIVNVQSNGKVGSYKVVKK, from the coding sequence ATGAAAAAATTATACTTGTTGCTTTTACTTCTTTTCTCGTTTTCTGTTTTTGCACAAAGCAGTTACGATCGCATTTGGGCGGTAAATTCGAGATTTCATTCAAATATTTATGAATATTCTTATTTAGTTAACGATACAGATTTGTATTTCCCGTCGGACAATAAAATTGTATATTACAATTTACCCAATACCACACCTATCGAATTTGCAGCCTTAGGTACAGCAACATCGACTATAATTTATGAACTTCACCGCGATATACAAGGTAATTTTTATGCCTCTGGTAAGACATCAGAAATACAAAATTTTACTACAGCTAATGTGTATAAATCTATTTTTGATCCAACACAAAATGTAGTATCTGGAACGAATGGTTTTTTAGCAAAATTTGATGTAAACGGAGACTTAGTTTTTTGTACGTATACGGATATTTTGGAACAAGGTGGCATGGCAAAAAAAGTGACTACAACAGATGCTTTAGGGAATATCTATTTTATTGCCTATTTACCTATAACAGAAACCTTACCCAATGCACCTTTTCAGACCACTGCTACCGCTGCGGAAGCTTTTACTTCTGATTTTGAAGCTCCAATTATCACAAAATTAAACAGTAATGGTCAATTACTATGGAAAACATTCTTTTGTCATCATCGTACAGCAATATCAAATATAGATGTAGTAAATAACCAATTGGTGATTGTAGGAAATATGTTTAAAAAAGTAGGTTTTGAAATGACAAATCCTACTTTTTTTAGTACACCTGGGGCTTTATTAGAAAATGTTGGTAGTTTAAATGGGTCTAAAACTTTTGTAAACGTATTTAATACCGATGGTACTCGAGCTTGGGGTACGTATTTGAGTACACCATTTACTCATGGACTGCGTACTTTTGGTAATGCCATTTATGTGTTGCATCGTGGTAATGGGTTAACTGCTACAGAAGGAGCGTATTTTGGGACACCGAAGACAAATGTTTTAACTAAGTTATCCAATACCGGAACAAGACTTTGGAGCAATTATACAGATGAACAAAATTTTAATTTAGATTTAAGTGGAGATGTAATCTTATTTGGTGCAACTCAAGAAACTACAGGAATAGTAACAGCTGATGGATATCAAACTACAAAAAACCCTACAAACATTAACGGTTTAGGGATTAACAAAGATGGTTATCATCAAATTTTATCTCAAAACGGAACAAATTTGTTGTATGGAACGTATTATGGATTGCAAGGGCAAGATGCTACAGCTATGATTATTCCTAGAAATACGGGATATATTTCTTTAGATCATATAAATAATTATCTAAGCCCAACAGATTTTATTACCCAAGGAAATCCATTAACAACTTCTGAAAATTATTCAAATTATGGAGGTTTGATAATCAGTTTATTTGATAAAACTCCTTTATCAACAGATACATTTCAATTAGAAAATATAAAGGTATATCCTAACCCTACAGTAAATTATTTGGTTATTGAAAATTTAGATGGTTTCTCAACTAACGATACTATTGAAATATACAATATGTTAGGACAAAAAATACAACAACAAAACAGTCCGTCAGAAACAACCTTTGAAATCAATACTGAAAATTGGTCTTCTGGGGTATATATTGTAAATGTTCAGTCAAATGGAAAAGTAGGAAGTTATAAGGTTGTGAAAAAATAA
- a CDS encoding DUF350 domain-containing protein has translation MTNILNGLTNSVVYSLVGIVILLIAYLIVEKLTPENSWKEIVENKNIALAIVFAAFIIGISLIISAALHG, from the coding sequence ATGACAAATATTTTAAACGGATTAACCAACTCAGTAGTTTATTCATTAGTTGGTATTGTAATTTTATTAATCGCTTATTTAATAGTCGAAAAACTAACTCCAGAAAATTCATGGAAAGAAATCGTCGAAAACAAAAACATCGCTTTAGCAATTGTTTTCGCAGCGTTTATCATCGGTATTTCACTAATTATTAGTGCAGCACTTCATGGATAA
- the lepA gene encoding translation elongation factor 4, which produces MKKIRNFCIIAHIDHGKSTLADRLLDATQTVTAREAQAQLLDSMDLERERGITIKSHAIQMEYKYKGEDYILNLIDTPGHVDFSYEVSRSIAACEGALLIVDAAQSIQAQTISNLYLALENDLEIIPVLNKVDLPSANPEEVSDDIVDLLGCKLEDIIHASGKTGFGVDKILEAIVERVPAPKGNPDEPLQALIFDSVYNPFRGVEVIFRVINGQIKKGQKIKFMATDHEYFADEIGTLKLNQVPKQVISAGDVGYLISGIKEAKEVKVGDTITDAVVPTTNMISGFEDVKPMVFAGIYPVDTEDYEDLRASMEKLQLNDASLVFQAESSAALGFGFRCGFLGMLHMEIIQERLEREFNMTVITTVPNVSYLAYTKKEPDTALVVNNPSDLPEPSKLDRVEEPYIKATIITKSDFVGNVMSLCIEKRGVITNQTYLTPERVELNFDMPLAEIVFDFYDRLKTVSKGYASFDYHPIGMRTSKLVRLDVLLNGQNVDALSALIHESSAYHIGKKMCEKLKELIPRQQFDIPIQAAIGVKVIARETIKALRKDVTAKCYGGDISRKRKLLEKQKKGKKRMRQVGNVEIPQEAFMAVLKLND; this is translated from the coding sequence ATGAAAAAAATACGTAATTTTTGTATTATTGCGCACATTGACCACGGGAAAAGTACCTTGGCCGATAGACTTTTAGATGCTACGCAAACTGTTACTGCTCGTGAAGCGCAAGCACAGCTTTTAGATAGTATGGATTTAGAGCGTGAACGTGGAATTACCATTAAATCGCACGCCATCCAAATGGAATATAAATACAAAGGCGAAGATTATATTCTGAACCTGATTGATACTCCAGGTCACGTAGATTTCTCGTACGAGGTTTCGCGTTCTATCGCTGCTTGTGAAGGAGCTTTGTTAATTGTGGATGCGGCTCAAAGTATTCAGGCGCAAACTATTTCGAACTTATATTTAGCTTTAGAAAACGACTTGGAAATTATTCCGGTTTTAAATAAAGTAGATTTACCATCGGCAAACCCAGAAGAGGTTAGCGATGATATTGTTGACTTATTAGGTTGTAAACTTGAAGATATTATTCATGCTTCTGGTAAAACAGGTTTTGGTGTCGATAAAATTTTGGAAGCTATTGTGGAGCGTGTACCAGCACCAAAAGGTAATCCGGACGAGCCGTTGCAAGCTTTGATTTTCGACTCGGTTTATAATCCATTCCGTGGTGTTGAGGTTATTTTCCGTGTAATCAACGGACAAATCAAAAAAGGTCAGAAAATTAAATTTATGGCAACAGACCATGAGTATTTCGCTGATGAAATTGGTACTTTGAAATTAAATCAGGTTCCAAAACAAGTGATTTCTGCTGGTGATGTTGGTTATTTAATTTCTGGGATTAAAGAAGCAAAAGAAGTAAAAGTTGGTGATACGATTACAGATGCGGTTGTGCCAACTACCAATATGATTTCTGGTTTTGAAGATGTAAAACCAATGGTATTTGCTGGTATTTATCCAGTTGATACAGAAGATTACGAAGATTTACGTGCTTCGATGGAGAAACTTCAGTTAAACGATGCGTCGTTAGTTTTCCAGGCTGAAAGTTCGGCAGCTTTAGGATTTGGTTTCCGTTGTGGATTCTTAGGAATGCTACACATGGAAATTATTCAAGAGCGTTTAGAGCGTGAGTTTAATATGACGGTTATTACTACCGTACCAAACGTTTCGTATTTGGCGTACACAAAGAAAGAGCCAGATACAGCTTTAGTAGTTAATAACCCATCTGATTTACCTGAACCATCAAAATTAGATCGCGTTGAGGAACCTTATATCAAAGCTACCATCATTACAAAATCTGACTTTGTTGGAAACGTAATGAGTTTATGTATCGAAAAACGTGGAGTTATTACCAATCAAACGTATTTAACGCCAGAGCGTGTGGAATTAAATTTTGATATGCCTTTAGCTGAAATTGTATTCGATTTCTACGATCGTTTAAAAACGGTTTCTAAAGGTTATGCTTCGTTTGATTACCACCCAATTGGAATGCGTACTTCTAAACTAGTTCGTTTGGATGTTTTATTAAACGGGCAAAATGTAGATGCTTTATCTGCGTTAATTCACGAAAGTAGTGCATATCACATTGGTAAAAAGATGTGTGAGAAATTAAAAGAATTAATCCCACGTCAACAGTTTGATATTCCAATTCAGGCTGCAATTGGAGTAAAAGTAATTGCTCGTGAAACGATCAAAGCTTTACGTAAAGACGTTACTGCAAAATGTTACGGAGGAGATATTTCTCGTAAGCGTAAATTACTTGAAAAACAGAAAAAAGGTAAAAAGCGTATGCGTCAAGTAGGAAATGTTGAAATTCCGCAAGAAGCATTTATGGCTGTACTTAAATTAAACGATTAA